From Trichomycterus rosablanca isolate fTriRos1 chromosome 27, fTriRos1.hap1, whole genome shotgun sequence, a single genomic window includes:
- the LOC134303851 gene encoding leucine-rich repeat-containing protein 3B encodes MFKLLLLLLAQLLQSTSSVSTDTCPTHCICHLEFKFATCTSANLTKLPPTIPPCTEHLDLSFNHLDFIQHRAFQNVRRLNTLLLNDNRISALASGAFLPLEFLLKLDLSHNNITILNKGFSSGLFSLRELYLVQNQLLMVNNECFLHLDSIRKLDLRQNNISSIQVRAFSSLSTLRRVFLDNNQISSLENRVFSMLRNLEELGLSGNLIEHLGVGVLSPLTSLALLNLADNQLTQIDFKSFLSLHTRSTHIRLDGNPWTCDCDLQRVFRKLHSVHRLLLDDYDNLTCTKPEELRGSALLDVDSKLCFAETVTVLMITVTVLITVVAAIIMAEKNRKHTNKGKHWTEVSEVSFDSQKSF; translated from the coding sequence ATGTTTAagctgttgctgctgttgctgGCCCAGTTGCTGCAATCCACCTCTTCTGTCAGCACCGACACCTGCCCCACACACTGTATCTGTCACCTGGAGTTCAAATTTGCCACGTGTACCAGCGCTAATCTTACTAAGTTGCCCCCCACCATTCCTCCATGTACAGAACACCTCGATTTGTCATTCAATCATTTGGATTTCATACAGCATCGAGCTTTTCAAAACGTGCGGCGACTAAACACACTGCTCCTAAACGATAACCGGATCAGCGCATTGGCCAGTGGTGCATTCTTGCCACTGGAATTTTTGCTAAAGCTCGACTTAAGTCACAATAACATTACTATTTTGAACAAGGGGTTCTCTTCGGGCTTGTTCTCGCTCAGGGAGCTCTATTTGGTTCAAAACCAGCTATTGATGGTGAACAATGAGTGCTTCTTGCACCTCGATTCCATTCGGAAGCTCGACCTGCGCCAAAACAACATCAGTTCCATCCAGGTAAGAGCATTCAGCTCTCTTAGCACTTTACGTCGAGTCTTCCTGGACAATAACCAGATCAGCAGTCTTGAAAATAGGGTTTTCTCCATGCTGAGAAACCTGGAGGAACTCGGTCTCAGCGGAAACCTCATTGAACATTTAGGAGTCGGTGTCCTCTCTCCACTTACTAGCTTGGCCTTGCTGAATTTAGCAGATAATCAGCTAACACAGATCGATTTTAAGTCGTTCCTCAGCCTGCACACACGTAGCACACACATTCGCCTCGATGGGAATCCTTGGACATGCGATTGTGACTTGCAGAGGGTTTTCCGGAAGCTACACAGCGTCCACAGGCTACTGCTGGATGACTACGACAATCTGACCTGCACCAAACCTGAGGAGCTCCGAGGCAGTGCACTTCTGGATGTGGACAGTAAGCTTTGCTTTGCTGAGACGGTCACTGTTCTCATGATTACAGTTACTGTGTTGATCACTGTTGTGGCCGCCATCATCATGGCTGAGAAAAACAGGAAGCATACGAATAAAGGGAAGCACTGGACAGAGGTGAGCGAGGTCTCGTTTGACTCCCAGAAGAGTTTTTAA